Proteins found in one Zea mays cultivar B73 chromosome 1, Zm-B73-REFERENCE-NAM-5.0, whole genome shotgun sequence genomic segment:
- the LOC103643479 gene encoding MDIS1-interacting receptor like kinase 2 produces MRKPPLVPASLILDLEVPLLVILALATLAANAATPASPADALLAWKSSLGNPAALSTWTNATQVSICTTWRGVACDAAGRVVSLRLRGLGLTGGLDAFDPGAFPSLTSLDLKDNNLVGAIPASLSQLRALATLDLGSNGLNGTIPPQLGDLSGLVELRLYNNNLAGVIPHQLSELPKIVQLDLGSNYLTSVPFSPMPTVEFLSLSLNYLDGSFPEFVLRSGNVTYLDLSQNAFSGTIPDALPERLPNLRWLNLSANAFSGRIPASLARLTRLRDMHLGGNNLTGGVPEFLGSLSQLRVLELGSNPLGGPLPPVLGRLKMLQRLDVKNASLVSTLPPELGSLSNLDFLDLSINQLSGNLPSSFAGMQKMREFGISSNNLTGEIPGRLFTSWPELISFQVQNNSLQGRIPPELGKATKLLILYLFSNNLTGEIPPELGELANLTQLDLSANLLRGSIPNSLGNLKQLTRLELFFNELTGQLPPEIGNMTALQILDVNTNNLEGELPPTVSLLRNLRYLSVFDNNMSGTVPPDLGAGLALTDVSFANNSFSGELPQGLCDGFALHNFTANHNNFSGRLPPCLKNCSELYRVRLEGNRFTGDISEAFGVHPSMDYLDISGNKLTGRLSDDWGRCTRTTRLKMDGNSISGAIPAAFGNMTSLQDLSLAANNLVGAVPPELGNLSFLFSLNLSHNSFSGPIPTSLGRNSKLQKVDLSGNMLSGAIPVGIDNLGSLTYLDLSKNRLSGQIPSELGDLFQLQTLLDLSSNSLSGPIPSNLVKLANLQKLNLSHNELNGSIPVSFSRMSSLETVDFSYNQLTGEIPSGDAFQSSSPEAYIGNLGLCGDVQGVPSCDGSSTTTSGHHKRTAIAIALSVAGAVVLLAGIAACVVILACRRRPREQRVLEASDPYESVIWEKEAKFTFLDIVSATDSFSEFFCIGKGGFGSVYRAELPGGQVVAVKRFHVAETGEISEAGRKSFENEIRALTEVRHRNIVRLHGFCCTSGGYMYLVYEYLERGSLGKTLYGEEGRGKLGWGTRVKVVQGVAHALAYLHHDCSQPIVHRDITVNNVLLESEFEPRLSDFGTAKLLGSASTNWTSLAGSYGYMAPELAYTMNVTEKCDVYSFGVVALEVMMGKHPGDLLTSLPAISSSGEEDLLLQDILDQRLEPPTGDLAEEIVFVVRIALACARANPESRPSMRSVAQEISARTQAYLSEPFRQITVSKLTDYQK; encoded by the exons ATGCGGAAGCCACCACTCGTCCCGGCCAGCCTCATCCTCGACCTCGAGGTCCCACTCCTCGTCATCCTTGCCCTCGCGACCCTCGCCGCCAATGCTGCGACGCCAGCGTCGCCGGCCGACGCGCTGTTGGCGTGGAAGTCGAGCTTGGGCAACCCGGCGGCGCTGTCCACGTGGACGAACGCCACCCAGGTCTCCATCTGCACCACCTGGCGAGGGGTCGCATGCGACGCCGCCGGCCGCGTCGTGTCGCTCCGTCTGCGCGGGCTTGGCCTCACGGGTGGCCTGGACGCGTTCGACCCGGGCGCGTTCCCGAGCCTCACCTCCCTCGACCTCAAGGACAACAACCTGGTCGGCGCCATCCCGGCGTCGCTCTCGCAGCTGCGCGCTCTGGCCACGCTCGACCTGGGCAGCAACGGGCTCAACGGCACCATCCCGCCGCAGCTCGGCGACCTCTCGGGCCTCGTCGAACTCCGCCTCTACAACAACAACCTCGCCGGCGTGATCCCGCACCAGCTGAGTGAACTGCCAAAGATCGTCCAGCTCGACCTGGGGTCCAACTACCTGACTAGCGTCCCGTTCTCACCGATGCCCACGGTGGAGTTCCTCTCGCTCTCCCTCAACTACCTCGACGGCAGCTTCCCGGAGTTCGTGCTCAGGAGCGGCAACGTCACCTACCTCGACCTGTCGCAGAACGCCTTCTCCGGTACGATCCCGGACGCGCTGCCGGAGCGGCTGCCGAACCTGCGGTGGCTTAACCTGTCAGCCAACGCGTTCTCCGGCCGGATCCCAGCATCGCTCGCGAGGCTGACGAGACTCAGGGACATGCACCTTGGCGGCAACAACCTTACTGGCGGCGTCCCGGAATTCCTCGGGTCCTTGTCGCAGCTGAGAGTCCTTGAGCTCGGCAGCAACCCGCTCGGCGGACCGCTCCCGCCGGTTCTTGGCCGGCTCAAGATGCTGCAGCGTCTCGACGTGAAGAACGCCAGTCTGGTCTCCACCCTGCCGCCGGAGCTCGGCAGCCTCAGCAACCTCGATTTCCTGGACCTCTCAATTAACCAGCTCTCTGGGAACTTGCCGTCGTCGTTCGCTGGGATGCAGAAGATGCGGGAGTTCGGCATATCATCCAACAATCTCACCGGCGAGATCCCAGGGCGGCTATTCACGAGCTGGCCGGAGCTCATATCTTTCCAAGTGCAGAACAACTCGCTTCAGGGCAGAATCCCACCGGAGCTCGGCAAGGCGACGAAGCTGCTAATCTTATACCTCTTCAGCAACAATCTCACCGGCGAGATCCCGCCAGAGCTCGGCGAGTTGGCGAACCTGACCCAACTGGATTTGTCGGCGAACCTACTTAGGGGATCGATACCAAACTCACTCGGCAACCTGAAGCAGCTCACGCGGCTGGAGCTCTTCTTCAACGAGCTCACCGGCCAGTTGCCGCCGGAGATCGGCAACATGACGGCGCTGCAAATCTTGGACGTCAACACCAACAATCTGGAAGGCGAGCTGCCTCCCACCGTCTCGTTGCTGAGGAACCTCCGGTACCTGTCAGTGTTCGACAACAACATGAGTGGCACCGTACCGCCGGACCTCGGCGCAGGGCTGGCGTTGACCGATGTGAGCTTCGCGAACAACAGCTTCTCCGGCGAGCTGCCGCAGGGCCTCTGCGACGGCTTCGCGCTGCACAACTTCACGGCGAACCACAATAACTTCAGCGGCAGGCTGCCGCCGTGCTTGAAGAACTGCTCCGAGCTGTACCGGGTGCGGCTGGAGGGGAACCGCTTCACCGGCGACATCTCGGAGGCGTTCGGGGTCCACCCCAGCATGGACTACCTGGACATCTCCGGGAACAAGCTGACCGGCCGGCTCTCGGATGACTGGGGACGATGCACCAGGACCACGCGCCTGAAGATGGATGGCAACAGCATATCAGGCGCCATCCCGGCGGCGTTCGGGAACATGACGAGCTTGCAGGACCTCAGCTTGGCCGCGAACAACTTGGTAGGAGCCGTTCCACCCGAGCTGGGTAATCTCAGCTTCTTGTTCAGCCTCAACCTGAGCCACAACTCCTTCTCCGGGCCGATTCCGACAAGCTTGGGCCGAAATTCCAAACTGCAGAAAGTTGATCTGTCAGGGAACATGCTTAGTGGAGCCATACCAGTGGGCATCGACAATCTTGGCTCGCTAACCTATCTTGACCTGAGCAAGAACAGACTGTCAGGGCAGATACCAAGTGAGCTCGGCGACCTATTCCAGCTGCAGACCCTGCTTGATCTGAGCAGCAACTCGCTGTCCGGTCCGATCCCTTCGAATCTCGTGAAGCTGGCGAACCTACAGAAACTGAATCTGTCACACAACGAGCTCAACGGTTCAATCCCAGTCAGCTTCTCTCGCATGTCGAGCCTGGAGACTGTCGATTTCTCTTACAACCAGCTCACCGGCGAGATACCGTCAGGCGACGCATTTCAGAGCTCATCGCCTGAGGCTTACATCGGGAACCTAGGGCTCTGCGGCGACGTGCAAGGCGTTCCTTCCTGCGACGGCAGCTCCACCACCACGTCAGGGCATCACAAGAGAACGGCCATTGCAATAGCTCTCTCGGTAGCTGGGGCAGTAGTGTTGCTGGCAGGCATTGCCGCCTGCGTCGTCATCCTCGCATGCAGAAGGAGACCCAGGGAACAGAGAGTGCTGGAGGCAAGCGACCCTTACGAGTCCGTGATCTGGGAGAAGGAAGCGAAGTTCACGTTCCTCGACATCGTGAGCGCCACGGACAGCTTCAGCGAGTTCTTCTGCATAGGCAAAGGCGGGTTCGGGAGCGTGTACAGGGCGGAGCTCCCCGGCGGGCAGGTCGTGGCCGTGAAGCGCTTCCACGTGGCCGAGACGGGAGAGATATCGGAGGCCGGCAGGAAGAGCTTCGAGAACGAGATCAGGGCGCtgacggaggtccgccaccggaaCATCGTCAGGCTCCACGGCTTCTGCTGCACCAGCGGAGGCTACATGTACCTGGTGTACGAGTACCTGGAGAGGGGCAGCCTGGGGAAGACGCTGTACGGGGAGGAGGGCAGGGGGAAGCTGGGCTGGGGCACCAGGGTGAAGGTGGTCCAGGGGGTCGCTCACGCCCTGGCCTACCTGCACCACGACTGCAGCCAGCCCATCGTCCACCgtgacatcaccgtcaacaacgtCCTGCTCGAGTCCGAGTTCGAGCCGCGGCTGTCTGATTTCGGCACGGCCAAGCTGCTCGGCTCCGCTTCCACAAACTGGACTTCTTTAGCAGGATCCTATGGCTATATGGCTCCAG AGTTGGCGTACACGATGAACGTCACAGAGAAATGCGACGTGTACAGCTTCGGAGTGGTCGCCCTGGAGGTGATGATGGGGAAGCATCCCGGCGACCTCTTGACCTCGCTGCCGGCGATCTCCTCTTCCGGAGAAGAAGACCTGTTGCTCCAGGACATACTGGACCAGCGGCTGGAACCTCCGACGGGTGACCTTGCGGAGGAAATCGTGTTCGTGGTGCGAATCGCGCTCGCTTGCGCACGGGCAAACCCTGAGTCGCGGCCGTCCATGCGGTCAGTCGCTCAGGAGATATCGGCCCGTACTCAGGCTTATCTTTCGGAACCGTTCAGACAGATCACGGTAAGCAAGCTAACGGACTACCAGAAGTGA
- the LOC100191837 gene encoding Protein NRT1/ PTR FAMILY 5.2-like has protein sequence MSQQLRVAMEDAGEGGRGEYTKDGSVDLHGNPVLRSKRGGWTACTFIVVYELFERMAYYGVAANLVVYLTERLHQGTVQAANNVTNWSGTVFLTPLLGAFVADAYLGRYWTFVAGSAVYLMGMLLLTLAVSVPALKPPPCDPGAGATCPRASALQLGVYFGGLYTIALGHGGTKPNISTIGADQFDEFHPAERLRKLSFFNWWMFTVFTGILFSTTVLVYLQDNVSWSWGYGVPTLALAASVAVFLAGTPLYRHKLPQGSPVTKMGRVVCAALRKCRVAVPGDLSELHELEPDHYASRKRFRVNPTSSMGFLNRAAVKVAGEEEVSGGWTLCTVTEVEETKQIARLVPLLATMFVPCAVMAQVGTLFVKQGVTLDRRVGRGSFRVPPASLGAVVTLTMLVCVAVYDRALVPAVRRRTENPRGITLLQRIGAGLVLQVATMAATAAVESRRLSFASRSHGATAGGELPLTIFVLLPQFVLMGAADAFLVVGQIEFFYDQAPESMKSLGTAMSLTAYGVGSMLSSAILAAVERVTARRGTPWVTDDLNASHLDWYYAFLAVLAAANLGAFVALSRGYSYRAEAIGVTARVHSEPVVAP, from the exons ATGAGTCAGCAGCTGCGTGTGGCCATGGAGGACGCCGGCGAGGGAGGCAGAGGGGAGTACACCAAGGACGGCTCCGTCGACCTCCACGGCAACCCCGTCCTCCGCTCCAAGCGCGGCGGCTGGACCGCCTGCACCTTCATCGTCG TGTACGAGCTCTTCGAGCGAATGGCGTACTACGGCGTGGCGGCGAACCTGGTGGTGTACCTGACGGAGCGGCTGCACCAGGGCACCGTCCAGGCCGCCAACAACGTCACCAACTGGTCGGGCACCGTCTTCCTCACGCCGCTCCTCGGGGCCTTCGTCGCCGACGCCTACCTTGGCCGCTACTGGACCTTCGTCGCCGGCTCTGCCGTCTACCTAATG GGAATGCTGCTGCTGACGCTGGCGGTCTCCGTGCCGGCACTGAAGCCGCCTCCCTGCGACCCCGGCGCCGGCGCCACCTGCCCGCGCGCGTCGGCGCTGCAGCTGGGCGTCTACTTCGGGGGGCTGTACACCATCGCGCTGGGACACGGTGGCACGAAGCCCAACATCTCGACCATCGGCGCCGACCAGTTCGACGAATTCCACCCGGCAGAGCGGCTGCGGAAGCTCTCCTTCTTCAACTGGTGGATGTTCACCGTGTTCACGGGCATCCTCTTCTCCACCACCGTGCTGGTGTACCTCCAGGACAACGTGAGCTGGTCGTGGGGGTACGGCGTGCCCACGCTGGCGCTCGCGGCCTCGGTCGCCGTCTTCCTCGCCGGCACGCCGCTGTACCGGCACAAGCTACCGCAGGGCAGCCCGGTCACGAAAATGGGCAGGGTGGTCTGCGCGGCTCTTCGGAAGTGCCGCGTCGCGGTTCCTGGGGACCTGAGCGAGCTGCACGAGCTGGAGCCCGATCACTACGCCAGCAGGAAGAGGTTTCGCGTGAACCCGACGAGCTCCATGGGGTTCCTGAACAGGGCAGCGGTGAAGGTGGCGGGGGAGGAGGAGGTCTCCGGCGGGTGGACGCTGTGCACGGTGACTGAGGTGGAGGAGACGAAGCAGATCGCGAGGCTGGTGCCGCTGCTCGCCACCATGTTCGTGCCGTGCGCGGTGATGGCGCAGGTGGGCACGCTGTTCGTGAAGCAGGGCGTGACGCTGGACCGCCGCGTCGGGCGCGGCTCGTTCCGGGTGCCTCCCGCCAGCCTCGGCGCGGTGGTGACGCTGACGATGCTCGTCTGCGTGGCGGTCTACGACCGGGCCCTCGTCCCCGCCGTCCGAAGGCGCACCGAGAACCCGCGCGGGATCACGCTGCTGCAGCGCATCGGCGCCGGGCTGGTCCTCCAGGTGGCGACgatggcggcgacggcggcggtggAGAGCCGGAGGCTGAGCTTCGCGAGCAGGAGCCACGGCGCCACGGCAGGCGGCGAGCTGCCGCTGACCATCTTCGTCCTGCTCCCGCAGTTCGTGCTGATGGGCGCCGCCGACGCGTTCCTGGTGGTGGGGCAGATAGAGTTCTTCTACGACCAGGCACCCGAGAGCATGAAGAGCCTCGGCACGGCCATGTCCCTGACGGCGTACGGCGTCGGCAGCATGTTGAGCAGCGCCATCCTCGCCGCCGTGGAGCGGGTGACGGCCCGGCGCGGGACGCCGTGGGTGACCGACGACCTCAACGCGTCGCACCTCGACTGGTACTACGCGTTCCTCGCCGTGCTGGCTGCGGCCAACCTGGGCGCCTTCGTGGCGCTGAGCCGCGGGTACTCGTACAGGGCGGAGGCCATCGGCGTCACGGCGAGAGTGCACTCGGAGCCGGTGGTGGCGCCGTAA